Part of the Crossiella cryophila genome, CAAGGTCTACGTGGGCGACCACATCGGCGATGTCAACGGGGCCAAGGCGGCAGGCGCGTTCTCGGTGGCGGTGCCCAGCGGGCCGTGCACCGCGCGGGAGCTGCTGGCGGCGGGCGCGGACCTGGTGCTGGACTCGCTGACCGAGTTCCCTAGGTGGCTCGCCGGCTCAGCCGCGGTCCTTGCGGGACTGCCGGAACACCGCGAAAACGCCGAGCGCGAGGCCGATCGGCAGCAGCAGACAGGCCAGGTTCAACCACAGGGGTAGCTCCGTCCGGCCGCTGGCGAACAGGCCGAACGTGCTGACCACGGCGAGCAGCCCGATCGCGAAAACCACGATGGCTACCGGTATCAGCTTGATCTTCGGGGCGGTCACGGCCACGCTGGAAGCTTAGACGTTCACGCGGGGACAACGGGTAGCGCGACTGACTCGGCTACTCTGGAGAACACGCGCCTCTCGGTTTCTTGAGGCGCGTTTGTCGTGACTTAGGGAAACGGTGAGGACAGTGCCGAGCGGCAGGGTCAAGTGGTACGACGCGGAGAAGGGCTTCGGCTTCGTGACCCAGGACGGTGGGGAGGACGTGTACGTGCGCGCCTCCGCCCTACCCGAGGGGGTATCCGCGCTCAAGCCCGGCATGCGGGTGGAGTTCGGCGTGGCTGACGGCCGCCGGGGCCCGCAGGCGCTCTCCGTCCGGCTGGTCGACCCGGTGCCCTCGGTGGTCGAGGCCCGCCGCCGCCCGGCCGAGGAATTGCACGGCCTGATCGAGGACATGATCAAGGTGCTGGAGTCCACCGTGCAGCCGGACCTGCGCCGCAACCGCTACCCCGACCGCAAGGTGACCAAGCGGATCGCCGACGTCGTGCGCGCGGTGGCCAGGGAGCTGGACCCGAACTGATCTTGGTTGGGGCGGCCGCGGCCTCTAGCCGCGGTCGTCCACCGAGACAACCCACGTGCCCCGCGTCCCGAAACTCACGCCGCCCTCGGTGTTGGCGCTGATCGCCGCGCCGAACTGGTGCACCTCGATCGTCTCCAGCTGCGAGGTCGCCTCCGGCAGCTTCAGCGTGTACGCGAGCTGCTTGTTCGGCGCGAACACCTCGCTGCGCCCGTCGATCCGCCCGTTGTCCGGCTGCCGGTAGCGGAAGACCACCTGCCAGGGCGTCTGGCCGATCCGCGGGTCCACCGAGATGGTGACCTCCTGGCCCTTGGGCACCCGCAGCACGGCCGCGGCCTTCGAATCGGCCTGGCAGTTCTCCACCTTCACGTCGCAGTACTGCGTGGGCTTGGCCGCGACCGACTTGCCGGAGGCGAAGAAGGTCACCTCCGGCGGCCCAACGGGGCCGGCACAGGCGGCCACGCCCAGCGCCCCGGCGGTGACGAGCAGCAACGACAGTCCTCTACGCACGAACCCGAGACTATAGGGCCGGTGTGCGAGGCCTCGCCCGCGATAGCCGCGCCGAGGCGGCCCCTGGCGGCACGGCCGGACCACCCGAATACGCCCGGTATGAGGGCGGCCCGGCCGCGCCACCAGGAACCACCTCGATCACGACTCTCGCAGACGAGG contains:
- a CDS encoding cold-shock protein; protein product: MPSGRVKWYDAEKGFGFVTQDGGEDVYVRASALPEGVSALKPGMRVEFGVADGRRGPQALSVRLVDPVPSVVEARRRPAEELHGLIEDMIKVLESTVQPDLRRNRYPDRKVTKRIADVVRAVARELDPN
- a CDS encoding DUF2771 family protein yields the protein MRRGLSLLLVTAGALGVAACAGPVGPPEVTFFASGKSVAAKPTQYCDVKVENCQADSKAAAVLRVPKGQEVTISVDPRIGQTPWQVVFRYRQPDNGRIDGRSEVFAPNKQLAYTLKLPEATSQLETIEVHQFGAAISANTEGGVSFGTRGTWVVSVDDRG